A single window of Pseudomonas benzenivorans DNA harbors:
- a CDS encoding TAXI family TRAP transporter solute-binding subunit translates to MRLTKRFSLFAAAAAFTASTAVLAAPTFINILTGGTSGVYYPIGVGLSQLYSNGIEGAKTSVQATKASVENLNLLQQGRGELALALGDSVADAWAGVEDAGFKTPLKKLRAIAATYPNYIQIVASKESGITSLADLKGKRISVGAPKSGTELNARAIFEAAGLSYEDMGKVEFLPYAESVELIKNRQLDATLQSSGLGMAAIRDLAATLPITFVAIPADVTAKIGNAAYQAAAIPAGTYDGQETEVATVAITNILVSHEGVSDEVAYQMTKLMFDNLERLGTAHSAAQDIKLETAAKNLPIPLHPGAERFYKEAGAL, encoded by the coding sequence ATGCGATTGACCAAGCGTTTCAGCCTGTTTGCCGCTGCTGCGGCCTTCACTGCCAGCACCGCGGTGCTCGCCGCACCGACCTTCATCAACATCCTCACCGGCGGCACCAGCGGTGTGTACTACCCGATCGGTGTCGGCCTGTCGCAGCTCTACAGCAACGGCATCGAAGGCGCCAAGACCTCGGTGCAGGCGACCAAGGCCTCGGTGGAAAACCTCAACCTGCTGCAGCAGGGTCGTGGCGAACTGGCCCTGGCCCTGGGCGACTCGGTCGCCGACGCCTGGGCGGGTGTCGAAGACGCCGGCTTCAAGACGCCGCTGAAGAAGCTGCGGGCGATCGCCGCCACCTACCCGAACTACATCCAGATCGTCGCCAGCAAGGAGTCCGGCATCACCAGCCTGGCCGACCTCAAGGGCAAGCGCATCTCCGTCGGCGCGCCGAAGTCCGGCACCGAGCTGAACGCCCGCGCCATCTTCGAGGCCGCCGGCCTGAGCTATGAGGACATGGGCAAGGTCGAGTTCCTGCCCTACGCCGAGTCGGTCGAGCTGATCAAGAACCGTCAGCTTGACGCCACCCTGCAGTCCTCGGGCCTGGGCATGGCGGCGATCCGCGACCTGGCCGCGACCCTGCCGATCACCTTTGTCGCCATTCCGGCTGATGTGACCGCGAAGATTGGCAACGCCGCCTACCAGGCCGCCGCCATCCCGGCCGGCACCTATGACGGTCAGGAGACCGAGGTCGCGACCGTGGCCATCACCAACATCCTGGTCAGCCACGAAGGGGTGTCCGACGAAGTCGCCTACCAGATGACCAAACTGATGTTCGACAACCTGGAGCGCCTGGGCACCGCCCACTCCGCGGCCCAGGACATCAAGCTGGAAACCGCGGCGAAGAACCTGCCGATCCCGCTGCACCCGGGTGCCGAGCGCTTCTACAAGGAAGCCGGCGCGCTCTAA
- a CDS encoding sigma-54-dependent transcriptional regulator: protein MSGQVIVVDDEAAIREAVQQWLELSGFRVQSCASAEQALALVDRDFPGVVVSDVRMPGSDGLQLLDKLVALDRDLPVILVTGHGDVPMAVQALRQGAYDFIEKPFTPERLLDSVRRALDKRRLVCENRQLRQQFAFKDSIEGQLLGVSKPMENLRRQILELAATSVNILIRGDTGSGKERVARCLHDFSARAGKPFVALNCAAIPENLFESELFGHESGAFTGAQGKRIGRIEHADGGTLFLDEIESLPLAQQVKLLRVLQEKTLERLGSNKSIRVDLRVISAVKPDLLDEVRAGRFREDLYYRLNVATLRIPPLRERREDIPLLFEHFARQAAQRNAREAPALTPGELARLLAHDWPGNVRELINAAERHALGLSTTEQEGGSLSLAEQMEAFEAQCLHNALQRCQGNITQVMALLQLPRRTLNEKMQRHGLQRSSYRPAGSPDDE from the coding sequence ATGAGCGGTCAGGTGATAGTGGTCGATGACGAGGCGGCGATCCGCGAGGCGGTGCAGCAGTGGCTGGAGCTGTCCGGTTTTCGCGTGCAGAGCTGCGCCAGCGCCGAGCAGGCCCTGGCCCTGGTCGACCGCGACTTTCCCGGCGTGGTGGTCAGCGATGTGCGCATGCCCGGCAGCGATGGGTTGCAGCTGCTCGACAAGCTGGTGGCGCTGGATCGCGACCTGCCGGTGATCCTGGTCACCGGCCACGGCGACGTGCCGATGGCGGTGCAGGCCCTGCGCCAGGGCGCCTACGACTTCATCGAGAAGCCCTTCACCCCCGAGCGCCTGCTCGACAGCGTGCGCCGCGCCCTGGACAAGCGCCGCCTGGTCTGCGAGAACCGCCAGCTGCGCCAGCAGTTCGCCTTCAAGGACAGCATCGAGGGGCAGCTGCTCGGTGTGTCCAAGCCGATGGAAAACCTGCGCCGGCAGATCCTCGAGCTGGCCGCCACCTCGGTCAACATCCTCATCCGCGGCGACACTGGCAGCGGCAAGGAGCGGGTCGCCCGCTGCCTGCACGACTTCAGCGCCCGCGCCGGCAAACCCTTCGTCGCCCTGAACTGCGCGGCGATTCCGGAAAACCTGTTCGAGAGCGAGCTGTTCGGCCACGAGAGCGGCGCCTTCACCGGCGCCCAGGGCAAGCGCATCGGCCGCATCGAGCATGCCGACGGCGGCACCCTGTTCCTCGACGAGATCGAGAGCCTGCCGCTGGCGCAACAGGTCAAGCTGCTGCGCGTGCTGCAGGAGAAGACCCTGGAACGCCTCGGCTCGAACAAGAGCATCCGCGTCGACCTGCGGGTCATCAGCGCGGTCAAGCCGGACTTGCTGGACGAGGTGCGTGCCGGGCGCTTTCGCGAGGACCTGTATTACCGCCTGAACGTGGCGACCCTGCGTATCCCGCCGCTGCGCGAGCGGCGCGAGGACATCCCCCTGCTGTTCGAGCACTTCGCCCGCCAGGCGGCCCAGCGCAACGCTCGCGAGGCGCCGGCGCTCACCCCGGGCGAACTGGCCAGGCTGCTCGCTCACGACTGGCCGGGCAACGTGCGCGAACTGATCAACGCCGCCGAGCGCCACGCCCTGGGCCTCAGCACGACGGAACAGGAAGGCGGCAGCCTGTCGCTGGCCGAGCAGATGGAGGCCTTCGAGGCCCAGTGTCTGCACAACGCGCTGCAGCGCTGCCAGGGCAATATCACCCAGGTCATGGCCCTGCTGCAGCTGCCGCGGCGCACCCTCAACGAGAAGATGCAGCGGCACGGCCTGCAACGCAGCAGCTACCGGCCGGCGGGCAGCCCGGACGACGAATAG
- a CDS encoding sensor histidine kinase, with amino-acid sequence MPTFFLRYRVVFIVLLILCGLLASTWLAGHYAERRAWEERSSEARGQLQLYAQSLHTLVERFRSVPEVLALDSDIKSLLRAPADRPLRDRLNRRLEQLNAAAGSNVLYLLDRRGDTLAASNWSEWSSFVGNNYAFRPYFQDALRQSAGRYFAVGVTTGIPGYFLSHVVRDDDGGVLGVLVVKLELDELQREWAAQPGVLLVADGYSVVILSSRPGWRFRVLGELDDGDRAELVEVRKYAEQALQPLPSVLRRRIDEGAEWRRVEGPDGSRDYLWQSQTLPEEEWTLHLLVEPQSLVDSVRSYRLAAAGVWMTLAFLLLYLAQRRNNQRLQAGIRERLEREVTLRTAELREAQEGLVHAAKMAALGQMSAAMAHEINQPLTAMQMQLGSLRLLLDSGRQDDAREGLQRIDGLLQRMAKLTGHLKTFARKSPAGLSERLRLSEVLEQALLLLAPRLRNEQVELRREVDAGVQVLGDAIRLEQVLLNLLHNALDAMAAVDKRVLSLTLRRDGDCCRLEVADSGGGIAREHLDQVFEPFFTTKPVGQGLGLGLAVSYGIVRELGGSLEAGNRGDGALFSLRLPLAPTS; translated from the coding sequence ATGCCCACCTTTTTCCTGCGCTACCGCGTCGTTTTCATCGTGTTGCTGATCCTCTGCGGTCTGCTCGCCAGTACCTGGCTGGCCGGTCACTATGCCGAGCGGCGCGCCTGGGAGGAGCGCAGCAGCGAGGCGCGCGGGCAACTGCAGCTGTACGCGCAGTCGCTGCACACCCTGGTCGAGCGCTTTCGTTCGGTACCCGAGGTGCTGGCCCTGGACAGCGATATCAAGTCGCTGTTGCGCGCGCCGGCCGATCGGCCGCTGCGCGACCGCCTCAATCGCCGCCTGGAGCAGCTCAACGCCGCCGCCGGCTCCAACGTGCTGTACCTGCTCGATCGCCGCGGCGACACCCTGGCGGCGAGCAACTGGAGCGAGTGGAGCAGCTTCGTCGGCAACAACTACGCCTTCCGGCCCTACTTTCAGGACGCCCTGCGCCAGTCGGCTGGACGCTATTTCGCCGTCGGCGTGACCACCGGAATCCCCGGCTACTTCCTTTCCCACGTGGTGCGCGACGACGACGGCGGCGTGCTCGGGGTGCTGGTGGTCAAGCTGGAGCTGGACGAGCTGCAGCGCGAATGGGCCGCCCAGCCCGGCGTGCTGCTGGTCGCCGACGGCTATTCGGTGGTGATTCTCAGCAGCCGTCCGGGCTGGCGTTTCAGGGTGCTCGGCGAACTCGACGACGGCGACCGCGCCGAGCTGGTGGAGGTGCGCAAGTACGCCGAGCAGGCCCTGCAGCCGCTGCCCAGCGTGCTGCGTCGGCGCATCGACGAGGGTGCCGAGTGGCGCCGGGTGGAGGGGCCGGACGGCAGCCGCGACTACCTCTGGCAGAGCCAGACCCTGCCGGAGGAGGAGTGGACCCTGCACCTGCTGGTCGAGCCGCAGAGCCTGGTCGACAGCGTGCGCAGCTATCGCCTGGCCGCCGCCGGGGTGTGGATGACCCTGGCCTTCCTCCTGCTCTACCTCGCCCAGCGGCGCAACAACCAGCGCCTGCAGGCCGGCATCCGCGAGCGCCTGGAGCGAGAGGTGACGCTGCGCACGGCGGAACTGCGCGAGGCCCAGGAAGGCCTGGTGCACGCGGCGAAGATGGCGGCCCTGGGGCAGATGTCGGCGGCCATGGCCCATGAGATCAACCAGCCGCTGACCGCCATGCAGATGCAGCTGGGCAGCCTGCGCCTGCTGCTCGACAGCGGCCGTCAGGATGATGCGCGCGAGGGCCTGCAGCGCATCGACGGTCTGTTGCAGCGCATGGCGAAGCTCACCGGCCACCTCAAGACCTTCGCCCGCAAGAGCCCGGCCGGCCTCAGCGAGCGCCTGCGCCTGAGCGAGGTGCTGGAGCAGGCCCTGTTGCTGCTGGCGCCGCGCCTGCGCAACGAGCAGGTGGAACTGCGCCGCGAAGTCGACGCCGGCGTGCAGGTGCTGGGCGACGCCATTCGCCTCGAGCAGGTGCTGCTCAACCTGTTGCATAACGCCCTGGACGCCATGGCCGCTGTGGACAAGCGGGTGCTGAGCCTGACGCTGCGGCGCGACGGCGACTGCTGCCGGCTGGAGGTGGCCGACAGCGGTGGCGGCATTGCCCGCGAGCACCTGGATCAGGTGTTCGAGCCCTTCTTCACCACCAAGCCGGTGGGGCAGGGTCTGGGCCTGGGGCTGGCGGTGTCCTACGGTATCGTCCGCGAACTGGGCGGCAGCCTGGAGGCGGGCAACCGCGGCGACGGCGCCCTGTTCAGCCTGCGCCTGCCCCTGGCTCCGACGTCCTAG
- a CDS encoding AraC family transcriptional regulator, which produces MTMTQTNQAGTPRFWRDPALPFIEARDVLDGRQLCYAKHAHETFSIGAITRGRSTYLNERAQERIGAGTLVLMNPGDVHACNPIEGQPWSYQMFYVDAAWLTELQHQLGFNRNHGWQPFSAILNQDPGLYAGLTGLYRLLTDPQADTLGKHCALLAFFDELQQRLQPAPARRRDDNPRLELAADFIHAHCTEPLKLEAICAAAGLSPSYLSRSFRRRYGMTPHAYLINSRIQYAQARLRRGGEIAEVALAAGFADQAHLQRTFKQLLAATPGQYRRAGDHAASR; this is translated from the coding sequence ATGACCATGACACAGACGAATCAGGCAGGCACGCCACGCTTCTGGCGCGACCCGGCACTGCCGTTCATCGAGGCCCGCGACGTGCTGGATGGACGCCAGCTGTGTTACGCCAAGCACGCCCACGAGACCTTCTCCATCGGCGCCATCACCCGGGGCCGCAGCACCTACCTCAACGAGCGGGCGCAAGAGCGGATCGGCGCCGGCACCCTGGTGCTGATGAACCCGGGCGACGTGCACGCCTGCAACCCCATCGAGGGCCAGCCCTGGTCCTACCAGATGTTCTATGTCGACGCGGCTTGGCTGACCGAGCTGCAACACCAGCTGGGCTTCAACCGCAATCATGGCTGGCAGCCCTTCTCGGCCATCCTCAACCAGGATCCCGGGCTCTACGCCGGCCTGACCGGCCTGTATCGCCTGCTCACCGACCCGCAGGCCGACACCCTGGGCAAGCACTGCGCCCTGCTGGCGTTCTTCGACGAGTTGCAACAGCGCCTGCAGCCGGCGCCCGCCAGGCGCCGCGACGACAATCCGCGCCTCGAGCTGGCCGCCGATTTCATCCACGCCCACTGCACCGAACCCCTGAAGCTGGAGGCGATCTGCGCCGCGGCCGGCCTCTCCCCCTCCTACCTGAGCCGCAGCTTTCGCCGCCGCTACGGCATGACCCCCCATGCCTACCTGATCAACAGCCGCATCCAGTACGCCCAGGCCCGGCTCAGGCGTGGCGGCGAGATCGCCGAGGTGGCGCTGGCGGCCGGCTTCGCCGACCAGGCGCACCTGCAGCGCACCTTCAAGCAGCTGCTCGCCGCCACCCCCGGGCAATACCGCCGGGCCGGCGATCATGCCGCCAGCAGATAG
- a CDS encoding LysE family translocator codes for MTILLSMAAFALAASISPGPVNLVALSAGARYGLRASLRHVTGATLGFTLLLLAIGLGLQRLLSQWPLLEALIRWSGVAFLLYMAYGLARDDGRLNGGSAQQAPSLFGGALMQWLNPKAWLASLAGMGAYAAGGELGLIGQFAALYFVICFLSIASWAYAGALMGQYLQAPRRMRLFNRGLALLLVASAAYLLAA; via the coding sequence ATGACTATCCTGCTTTCCATGGCGGCCTTCGCCCTGGCCGCCTCGATTTCCCCCGGTCCGGTCAATCTTGTGGCGCTGAGTGCCGGCGCCCGCTATGGCCTGCGCGCCAGTCTGCGCCATGTGACCGGGGCGACCCTGGGCTTCACCCTGTTGCTGTTGGCCATCGGCCTGGGCCTGCAGCGGCTGCTGAGCCAGTGGCCCCTCCTGGAGGCGTTGATCCGCTGGTCGGGCGTCGCCTTCCTGCTGTACATGGCCTACGGCCTGGCTCGCGATGATGGCCGTCTGAACGGCGGCAGCGCTCAACAGGCACCGTCGCTGTTCGGCGGCGCGCTGATGCAGTGGCTCAATCCCAAGGCCTGGCTGGCGTCCCTGGCCGGCATGGGCGCCTACGCGGCGGGGGGGGAACTCGGGCTGATCGGCCAGTTCGCCGCCCTGTATTTCGTCATCTGCTTCCTGTCCATCGCCAGTTGGGCCTATGCCGGGGCCCTTATGGGCCAGTACCTGCAGGCACCGCGGCGCATGCGCCTGTTCAATCGCGGCCTGGCGCTGCTGCTGGTGGCTTCGGCGGCCTATCTGCTGGCGGCATGA
- the cfaB gene encoding C17 cyclopropane fatty acid synthase CfaB — translation MLAYLPANLRDLQLPLRLRLWDGKQIDLGPEPRVTLVVKDPSLVTQLAHPSLDALGGAYVEGRIELEGPISEVIEIGDALSQALIGDEAPVEPDFQPHDKDTDAAAISYHYDLSNDFYGLWLDRELIYSCAYFETGTEDIHQAQQAKLRHLCRKLRLQPGERLLDVGCGWGGLARFAAREFGVEVYGITLSRAQLDLARQRVAAEGLERQVQLELLDYRELPQDGRFDKVVSVGMFEHVGHANLPLYCQRLFGAVCDGGLVMNHGITAKYTDGRPVARGGGEFIERYVFPEGELPHLATITARISEAGLEVVDVENLRLHYARTLEHWSARLEDQLEQAAQLVPEQALRIWRLYLAGCAYGFARGWMSLHQILAVKPRADGSHDLPWTRADLYS, via the coding sequence ATGCTCGCGTATCTGCCGGCAAATCTGCGTGACCTGCAACTGCCCCTGCGTTTGCGCCTGTGGGATGGCAAGCAGATCGATCTCGGGCCAGAGCCACGGGTCACCCTGGTGGTCAAGGACCCGAGCCTGGTGACGCAGCTGGCCCATCCGAGCCTGGATGCCCTGGGCGGCGCCTATGTCGAGGGGCGCATCGAGCTGGAAGGCCCGATCAGCGAAGTGATCGAGATCGGCGATGCCCTCAGCCAGGCGCTGATCGGCGATGAGGCACCGGTCGAGCCGGACTTCCAGCCCCACGACAAGGACACCGATGCCGCCGCCATCAGCTACCACTACGACCTGTCCAACGACTTCTACGGGCTCTGGCTGGACCGCGAGCTGATCTACTCCTGCGCCTATTTCGAAACCGGCACCGAGGATATCCATCAGGCGCAGCAGGCCAAGCTGCGTCACCTGTGCCGCAAGCTGCGCCTGCAGCCGGGCGAGCGCCTGCTGGATGTCGGCTGCGGCTGGGGCGGGCTGGCGCGCTTCGCCGCCCGCGAGTTCGGCGTCGAGGTGTACGGCATCACCCTCAGTCGTGCGCAGCTGGATCTGGCCCGTCAGCGGGTAGCCGCCGAGGGCCTGGAGCGGCAGGTGCAGCTGGAGCTGCTGGACTACCGCGAACTGCCCCAGGACGGTCGCTTCGACAAGGTGGTCAGCGTCGGCATGTTCGAGCACGTCGGCCACGCCAACCTGCCGCTGTATTGCCAGCGCCTGTTCGGCGCGGTGTGCGACGGCGGCCTGGTGATGAACCACGGCATCACTGCCAAGTACACCGACGGCCGCCCGGTGGCCCGCGGCGGCGGCGAGTTCATCGAACGCTATGTGTTCCCCGAGGGCGAACTGCCGCACCTGGCCACCATCACCGCGCGGATCAGCGAGGCGGGCCTGGAGGTGGTCGATGTGGAGAACCTGCGGCTGCACTACGCGCGCACCCTGGAGCACTGGAGCGCACGCTTGGAGGACCAGTTGGAGCAGGCCGCGCAGCTGGTGCCGGAGCAGGCCCTGCGCATCTGGCGGCTGTACCTGGCCGGTTGCGCCTACGGCTTCGCCCGGGGCTGGATGAGCCTGCACCAGATTCTCGCGGTCAAGCCCCGCGCCGACGGCAGCCACGACCTGCCCTGGACCCGCGCCGACCTGTATTCCTGA
- a CDS encoding HvfC/BufC N-terminal domain-containing protein: MLLNDWQRQIENYLLGSDAQASPALRGSLRGSPALDVDQGLAIYHNAYRARLLEALRGDYGALHGWLGDEEFDALVQAYVDAHPSRHFSLRWLGDRLADFLDGYLVPQQAAPLGELARLEWAFTLAFDAPAGEPLTLERMASLAPEEWPALQVRLLPSVQWQVCRFNSLAIWRAHKGQEAFPGSLALPQAHVCLIWRQGLVSHYRSLNPEEERALQGMVNEGWNFAELCEQLSELGDNAPLQAASWLRQWLSEGLLQRHGG, translated from the coding sequence ATGCTTCTGAACGACTGGCAGCGGCAGATCGAAAACTACCTGTTGGGCAGCGATGCGCAGGCCAGTCCGGCGCTGCGCGGCAGCCTGCGCGGCAGTCCGGCACTGGATGTCGATCAGGGGCTGGCGATCTATCACAACGCCTACCGGGCGCGTCTGCTCGAAGCCTTGCGCGGCGATTACGGCGCGCTGCACGGCTGGCTCGGCGACGAGGAGTTTGACGCCCTGGTCCAGGCCTATGTCGACGCCCATCCGTCCCGCCACTTCAGCCTGCGCTGGCTGGGCGATCGCCTGGCCGACTTCCTCGACGGCTACCTGGTGCCGCAACAGGCCGCGCCCCTGGGCGAGCTGGCGCGTCTGGAGTGGGCCTTCACCCTGGCCTTCGACGCGCCGGCCGGCGAGCCCCTGACCCTGGAGCGGATGGCCAGCCTGGCGCCGGAGGAGTGGCCGGCCCTTCAGGTGCGCCTGTTGCCCAGCGTGCAGTGGCAGGTGTGCCGCTTCAACAGCCTGGCGATCTGGCGGGCGCACAAGGGGCAGGAGGCGTTCCCCGGCAGCCTGGCGCTGCCCCAGGCCCATGTCTGCCTGATCTGGCGCCAAGGCCTGGTCAGCCACTACCGCAGCCTGAATCCCGAGGAGGAGCGGGCCCTGCAGGGCATGGTGAACGAGGGCTGGAACTTCGCCGAGCTGTGCGAGCAGCTCAGCGAGCTGGGCGACAACGCGCCGCTGCAGGCCGCCAGCTGGTTGCGCCAATGGCTCAGCGAGGGGCTGCTGCAGCGGCATGGCGGTTAG
- the bufB gene encoding MNIO family bufferin maturase, with the protein MPNDAACLGFGLGLRTPYYQEILEQRPAVDWFEVVSENYLVEGGKPLYYLEAIGEHYPLVMHGVSLSIGGPHPLDRDYLQRLKRLADRVRPAWISDHLCWSRGSAHQLHDLLPLPFTEESLQHVAARVRQVQEVIERPLVLENVSSYLRSADDQFSEWQFLAALTELTGCELLLDVNNVYVSARNHGFDPWDFISGLPAERIRQLHLAGHSDYGSYLIDTHDQPVSDPVWQLYGRTLGLLGPVATLLERDDHYPPLAQLLDELSKARAVAAAVLEAESPCF; encoded by the coding sequence ATGCCCAATGATGCAGCCTGCCTGGGTTTCGGCCTGGGCCTGCGCACCCCTTACTACCAAGAGATTCTCGAGCAGCGGCCGGCGGTCGACTGGTTCGAGGTCGTTTCCGAGAATTACCTGGTGGAGGGCGGCAAACCGCTCTACTACCTGGAGGCCATCGGCGAACATTACCCGTTGGTAATGCACGGCGTGTCGCTGTCGATCGGCGGTCCCCACCCGCTGGACCGCGACTACCTGCAGCGCCTCAAGCGCCTGGCGGATCGGGTGCGTCCGGCCTGGATCTCCGATCACCTGTGCTGGAGCCGTGGCAGCGCCCATCAGCTGCACGACCTGCTGCCGCTGCCGTTCACCGAGGAGAGCCTGCAGCACGTCGCCGCGCGGGTGCGCCAGGTGCAGGAGGTGATCGAGCGGCCGCTGGTGCTGGAGAATGTCTCCAGCTACCTGCGCAGCGCCGACGACCAGTTCAGCGAATGGCAATTCCTCGCCGCGCTGACCGAACTGACCGGCTGCGAACTGTTGCTCGACGTCAACAACGTCTACGTCAGCGCCCGTAACCATGGCTTCGATCCCTGGGACTTCATCAGCGGCCTGCCGGCCGAGCGCATCCGCCAGTTGCACCTGGCCGGACACAGCGACTATGGCAGCTACCTGATCGACACCCACGACCAGCCGGTCAGCGACCCGGTCTGGCAGCTCTATGGGCGCACCCTGGGTCTGCTGGGCCCGGTGGCGACCCTGCTGGAGCGCGACGACCATTACCCGCCGCTGGCGCAGTTGCTCGACGAATTGAGCAAGGCCCGCGCCGTGGCGGCCGCGGTTCTGGAGGCCGAATCACCATGCTTCTGA
- a CDS encoding HD-GYP domain-containing protein has translation MGLLNFLHRTLWGGAGLPSGGETQAQLLASLLALAWVVEARDPYTGGHLWRVSRFAELLAREAGLGEGEVAQISLGGFLHDLGKIGMPDAILNKRASLSDDEYAVIRTHPEVGFRMLHGHPLAALVGDAVRLHHERPDGRGYPLGLKGGEIPPMARIVGIGDAFDAMTSSRPYRVGMAVDEALSIIESNLGRQFDAELGVRFIQLGRAGKLDHIVGHSDLGIPLQTCVMCGPTLVQRRDQRAGECLYCRSCGGEYRLEADADGRLLATPTGVRGSPADLAPQADEQLIGELVQDSARPLRQLAT, from the coding sequence ATGGGATTGCTGAATTTCTTGCACCGCACCCTCTGGGGTGGTGCCGGCCTGCCAAGCGGTGGCGAAACGCAGGCGCAACTGCTGGCCAGCCTGCTGGCACTGGCCTGGGTGGTGGAGGCCCGCGATCCCTACACGGGGGGGCACCTGTGGCGCGTTTCGCGGTTTGCCGAGTTGCTGGCTCGAGAGGCCGGTCTGGGCGAGGGCGAGGTCGCCCAGATCAGTCTCGGCGGCTTTCTCCATGACCTCGGCAAGATCGGCATGCCGGACGCGATCCTGAACAAGCGGGCGAGTCTCAGCGATGACGAATATGCGGTGATCAGGACCCATCCGGAGGTGGGCTTTCGCATGCTGCACGGGCACCCCTTGGCCGCGCTGGTCGGCGACGCGGTGCGACTGCATCACGAAAGGCCGGACGGACGCGGCTACCCACTGGGCCTCAAGGGCGGCGAGATTCCGCCGATGGCGCGGATCGTCGGCATTGGCGATGCCTTCGATGCAATGACCAGCAGCCGCCCCTACCGGGTCGGAATGGCAGTCGACGAGGCGCTGAGCATCATCGAGAGTAACCTCGGCCGGCAGTTCGACGCCGAACTGGGGGTACGCTTTATCCAGCTGGGCCGGGCCGGAAAGCTCGACCACATCGTCGGCCACAGCGACCTCGGCATTCCCCTGCAGACCTGCGTCATGTGTGGGCCAACCTTGGTGCAGCGCCGCGATCAGCGGGCCGGCGAGTGCCTCTACTGCCGCTCCTGCGGCGGTGAATATCGCCTCGAAGCCGACGCCGATGGACGTCTGCTGGCCACGCCCACCGGCGTTCGCGGCAGCCCGGCCGACCTTGCGCCGCAGGCCGATGAGCAACTGATCGGCGAGTTGGTACAGGACTCCGCACGGCCGCTACGACAGCTGGCGACTTGA
- the bufA2 gene encoding BufA2 family periplasmic bufferin-type metallophore, translating to MNTKTAATGAALAFAAATLFAGLTSTVAVAEEAQIHCYGVNACKGQNDCKTASNACKGQGSCKGQGFKTMTLAECNAARGKVGE from the coding sequence ATGAATACCAAGACAGCCGCCACCGGCGCCGCCCTGGCCTTTGCTGCCGCCACCCTGTTCGCTGGCCTGACCAGCACCGTTGCCGTCGCCGAGGAGGCCCAGATCCATTGCTATGGCGTCAACGCCTGCAAGGGCCAGAACGACTGCAAGACCGCCAGCAACGCCTGCAAAGGGCAGGGATCGTGCAAGGGCCAGGGCTTCAAGACCATGACCCTGGCCGAGTGCAATGCCGCCAGGGGTAAAGTCGGCGAGTGA